The proteins below are encoded in one region of Candidatus Methylomirabilota bacterium:
- a CDS encoding EamA family transporter has product MKRMSAAEWGLLLTLAVLWGGTFLFQKVALAALPPFTVLLVRVVLAAAALGVTIVATGHRLPAPGRAWLAFATMATLNNVIPFSLILWGQTRIASGLAAILNACVPLFTAVLAHFLTPDERLTPRRVVGVLVGLAGVVWMIGPDSLGGLGADVLAQLAVLGAGISYAFAGIFGRRFAGSPPLVTAAGQVTAAAVLTLPLALAVDRPWALAIPGPRVWLALLALAIVSTALGYVVYFRILATAGATNLLLVTLLMPAIAVALGSSVLGERLAPRHLGGMALIAAGLAVIDGRALAWLGARRSLDDSVRSSQQ; this is encoded by the coding sequence ATGAAGCGCATGAGCGCCGCGGAGTGGGGACTGCTCCTTACCCTGGCCGTGCTCTGGGGCGGCACATTCCTGTTCCAGAAGGTGGCGCTGGCGGCGCTGCCGCCCTTCACGGTGCTGCTGGTGCGGGTGGTGCTGGCCGCGGCGGCGCTCGGGGTGACCATCGTGGCGACGGGGCATCGGCTGCCGGCGCCCGGGCGGGCGTGGCTCGCCTTCGCGACGATGGCCACGCTCAACAACGTGATCCCGTTCAGCCTGATCCTCTGGGGGCAGACGCGCATCGCCAGCGGGCTGGCCGCCATCCTGAACGCGTGCGTGCCACTCTTCACGGCCGTCCTCGCGCATTTCCTGACGCCTGACGAGCGGCTGACCCCCCGGCGCGTGGTGGGCGTGCTCGTGGGCCTGGCCGGCGTGGTGTGGATGATCGGCCCGGACTCCCTGGGCGGTCTCGGCGCTGACGTGCTGGCCCAGCTCGCCGTGCTCGGGGCGGGGATCTCCTACGCCTTCGCGGGGATCTTCGGCCGGCGCTTCGCGGGGAGTCCGCCGCTCGTGACCGCGGCCGGCCAGGTGACCGCAGCCGCCGTGCTCACCCTGCCCCTCGCGCTCGCCGTCGATCGGCCGTGGGCCCTTGCCATACCGGGACCGCGGGTGTGGCTGGCGCTGCTGGCTCTCGCCATCGTCAGCACCGCACTCGGATATGTCGTCTACTTCCGCATCCTCGCCACCGCGGGCGCGACCAATCTCCTGCTCGTCACGCTCCTGATGCCGGCGATCGCCGTGGCGCTGGGTTCCTCCGTGCTAGGAGAACGTCTGGCGCCACGGCATCTCGGCGGCATGGCGCTGATCGCCGCCGGACTCGCCGTGATCGATGGCCGCGCGCTGGCGTGGCTCGGGGCCAGGCGATCACTCGATGATTCGGTCCGCTCGTCCCAACAGTGA
- a CDS encoding DMT family transporter, whose protein sequence is MPAHSGAAAALTRLTVPLLLVADSLYYVFARLLLPHFPPAAGAFYMMAAGAVVVYAFLGGRVGLGPLRRHPWFFLAIGLLVGVNTNMGFAAVRYLDPGTASLLSRTSILFSLALGILWLRERLTRAEVAGTVLALIGVAVISFQPGDYLRVGALIVIASTLLYAIHSAVVKRYGGDIPFGEFLFYRVAAVAAVLLVLAAAQGALVWPSAVGWGWLVLAGLVNVVVSRGLYYLVLRRMDMSVLTIILTLTPVVTWLWSIALFGGRPTAAEVGGGVATLAGVLIVTASRAGMLRRPARRPEWSA, encoded by the coding sequence GTGCCCGCTCACTCCGGCGCCGCCGCCGCCCTCACACGCCTCACCGTCCCCCTGCTGCTCGTCGCCGACAGTCTCTACTACGTCTTCGCGCGGCTCTTGCTGCCGCACTTTCCGCCCGCCGCCGGCGCCTTCTACATGATGGCGGCGGGCGCCGTCGTCGTGTACGCGTTCCTGGGCGGGCGGGTCGGTCTGGGACCGCTGCGCCGGCACCCGTGGTTCTTCCTCGCCATCGGCCTCCTGGTGGGTGTGAACACCAACATGGGCTTCGCGGCGGTGCGCTACCTGGATCCCGGCACCGCGTCCCTGCTCTCGCGCACGTCGATTCTCTTCAGCCTGGCGCTCGGCATCCTGTGGCTGCGCGAGCGTCTGACGCGCGCGGAGGTGGCCGGCACCGTGCTCGCGCTGATCGGGGTGGCCGTGATCAGCTTCCAGCCCGGCGACTATCTGCGCGTGGGCGCGCTGATCGTGATCGCGTCCACCCTGCTCTACGCGATCCACTCCGCGGTGGTGAAGCGCTACGGGGGCGACATCCCCTTCGGCGAGTTCCTCTTCTACCGCGTGGCCGCGGTGGCCGCCGTGCTCCTCGTCCTCGCCGCGGCCCAGGGCGCGCTGGTCTGGCCCTCCGCGGTGGGCTGGGGCTGGCTCGTCCTCGCCGGACTGGTCAACGTGGTCGTCAGCCGTGGACTCTACTACCTGGTGCTCCGCCGCATGGACATGAGCGTCCTCACGATCATCCTCACGCTGACGCCGGTGGTGACTTGGCTCTGGTCCATCGCGCTGTTCGGCGGGCGGCCGACGGCGGCGGAGGTCGGCGGGGGCGTGGCGACGCTCGCGGGCGTGCTGATCGTCACGGCGAGCCGGGCGGGGATGCTGCGGCGGCCCGCGCGCCGCCCTGAATGGTCCGCCTAG
- a CDS encoding nucleotidyltransferase domain-containing protein, protein MPDAFLPAVVARLAEVPGVEAIVLGGSRAQDSHAETSDWDLGLYFESAEAFNVVALNRVAATLDDAHREDLCTPIGGWGPWVVGGGWLTIDGRFAALTIAATPYPVALRAAIFSQLRGEPTFCAAIAEKGLARGDLAYVATSLSRAVFCLAQLLFALNSEWYLNEKGATARAARFARTVPRLDARVQAAFGSLGADPAGAIATLRTLAEEVVALTRES, encoded by the coding sequence ATGCCGGACGCCTTCCTTCCGGCCGTGGTGGCACGCCTCGCCGAGGTTCCCGGCGTCGAGGCCATCGTGCTCGGCGGCTCGCGCGCCCAGGACAGCCACGCCGAGACCTCGGACTGGGATCTCGGCCTCTACTTTGAATCGGCGGAGGCCTTCAACGTTGTCGCGCTCAACCGCGTCGCTGCCACGCTGGACGACGCGCACCGCGAGGATCTCTGCACGCCCATTGGCGGCTGGGGGCCCTGGGTGGTCGGCGGCGGGTGGCTGACCATCGACGGGCGTTTCGCCGCGCTGACTATCGCGGCGACGCCCTATCCGGTCGCGCTGCGGGCCGCCATCTTCTCGCAGCTACGCGGCGAGCCCACGTTCTGTGCGGCGATTGCGGAGAAGGGCCTGGCTCGGGGCGATCTGGCCTACGTCGCGACGAGCTTGTCGCGCGCGGTATTCTGTCTCGCCCAGCTCCTCTTCGCCCTCAACAGCGAGTGGTACCTCAACGAGAAAGGGGCGACCGCGCGCGCCGCCCGCTTCGCCCGAACGGTCCCGCGCCTCGACGCCCGCGTGCAGGCGGCTTTCGGTAGCCTTGGCGCGGACCCCGCCGGCGCGATCGCGACGCTCAGAACGCTGGCGGAGGAGGTCGTGGCGCTGACGCGGGAAAGTTAG
- a CDS encoding ABC transporter substrate-binding protein yields the protein VMMAVGDPVRMGLIASLARPGGNVTGVSFDVGLEVFAKGLELLRESMPNLRRVGVLSNSANSAQPVAVRDVTAAARSLGLQIKVVDAPAVSALDGVFAAMAKDRTEALLVLTDPLFMIHRERIASLALRHRLPSMHAVKESVEAGGFMSYGPSLVGAYRRAAVYVDKILKGARPSDLPIEQPTTFEMAINLKTAKALGITIPQSLLGRADRIIE from the coding sequence CGTCATGATGGCCGTCGGCGACCCGGTGAGGATGGGGCTAATTGCGAGCCTCGCCCGGCCCGGTGGAAACGTGACGGGCGTGTCCTTCGACGTCGGCCTCGAGGTCTTCGCCAAGGGACTCGAGCTCCTGAGGGAATCCATGCCGAATCTGCGACGTGTGGGGGTCCTGTCGAACTCGGCCAACTCCGCTCAGCCCGTCGCGGTGCGTGACGTGACGGCCGCCGCGCGGTCGTTAGGGTTACAGATCAAGGTCGTGGACGCGCCAGCCGTATCGGCCCTGGACGGCGTATTCGCGGCCATGGCCAAGGACCGCACGGAGGCCCTCCTCGTTCTGACGGATCCCCTGTTCATGATTCACCGCGAGCGCATCGCGAGTCTCGCGCTTCGGCACCGGCTGCCGTCCATGCATGCCGTCAAGGAGAGCGTGGAGGCGGGCGGATTCATGTCGTACGGCCCGAGTCTCGTCGGCGCGTACCGGCGGGCGGCGGTCTATGTCGACAAGATCCTGAAGGGAGCCCGGCCCTCCGACTTGCCCATCGAGCAGCCGACCACGTTCGAGATGGCCATCAATCTGAAGACCGCGAAGGCACTTGGAATCACGATTCCGCAGTCACTGTTGGGACGAGCGGACCGAATCATCGAGTGA